The sequence TTGCCCAAGATGAATCCCCAGAATATCCCGAACAAAATATTTTTGTGGATTCCGGAAAAAAGATTTAAGTTCCGCCACACTGCAAACATCTTTTGCTTCGCCCTCGATTCTCCCCTGCCACCATGGATCAGGAGTATCATGTTTTCCATGCAGGGCCGAACCGACCTCCATCAGCTGACGATTATAACTGAACAGTGAACCAGAACCATCAAAGTACGTTGAGGAAAACCCGTGAAGCGGATGAACATCTACCAACGAATCCACGCCATAGACCCGTAAAATATCCAGCAGCTCGGAAACAACAACCGAGGGAGGCAGGGTATCATTACTGCGAATGGACTGTCCGATGTAGCTGATATAGAGACTTCCGCGTGCTGAAAGAATCGCCTCCAGAAACTGATACCTGTCATCACTCCTGCGAGATCTGTCTCCAGGAACAGGTTTTTCCCCCAGCAGGTCAAATGGTGGATGAAAATCATTTTTGGGAAAGACGGTGTCATTGAGCCCAAGCAGGCAAACCTTCTGAAACGGAATGGAGCGCATGGGCAGCATGGAACAGAATGTCAACTGACCGCGTAAAAAACCTGCACTGGATCGTTTTTCCTCAACAGCCCCCTGCAACCAGGAACGAATCACCTCAAAACTGACCCCTTTTTGGTGTACATTACCATATTCCTGACCCAGATCGGTAAGTACCCCGTACAGTTCTACCAGACCATCATTGTTTTCGGTCACAAACAGACGGTCTGCAAAACCGCTCAAAAGTACGGCCCATTCTCCAAGGCTGTGAAGCCCTGCGAATTGCTGTGCGGCTTGTTCAAGAAGGTCACAGAAAAATGACAGGCCACCGAGGGCAGCAGCCATTCCTCCCTCAATATCCGGGTATGGCAGAATGCCATCCACATCACCGCTCTCGGCAGTTGCATAGCCCATCAATAAACGGTCAAGGCCACTCTCCCAGGTGCACTCGTTTTTTCCCGGCAACCCCATATCCCGTTTCTGCCTTCCTGACAGACCCCAGCGAATACCGGATGAAACGACCCAGTGGCGAATCAGCTCCAGCTCATCCTCATGAATGTCAAATCGGGGATACACCTCTTTACGCCCGAGGAGATCAAGGACCTCACTCCAGCCAAAACGACTAGAGCAGAGACTCAGGAACTGGAGATAGACGGCAAGGAATGGATTGCTCTGGGCGGGATTTCTGTCTGCAATGGAGTGTGGAATATCATGAAAAACGGCGGGAATCATCCCGCTGTACTCCTGAATATCGGGAGCCATAACCACAATGTCCTTCAGTGCCAGATCCGGATCTTCATCCAGCCAGTGTAAAATACGATCCTTTAAGATCATCAGCTCACGGTGAGGGGAGTGAGCGGAAACAACAACCACGGAATCATCCTTCGCAAGAGGTACGGAAAGTGGTGTCAGTTCACCCTTCAGGAGGTCTGACTGCACTCTGTGGAGCAGGCACGGCTTGCTGTGATCCAGGGGGTCGGCAAAACTCTTGAACTCGCCCGCAAACAGAATATCCTCCAGGAGCATATTCTGGAACTCCCTACCCTGCTGAGAAAGAGAGGTAAGAAGCGGATGACTTGTCAGGCCTTGTTCTAAAACCTGTTTCCCATCTCTGAGAGCAGAGATATTCTTTTTCAGCTGTACCTGTTCACTCAGTTGATCACCCCAGAAAATCTCACAGGGAGACAGGAGATACAAATGAACATCGCAGTGTGCCGCCAAAGCCTGCAGACAGTTCAACAGAACCGGTGGAAGGCTGTGCAGGCCGAACACCGAAAGACGCCTGGGCAACAATGAACCGTGATCGGCATCCGTTGCCAGGATATCGATAAAATCTCGCAGAAACCGACCACGATGCCTTGAATGGCCAATACCATCACGGAGCATATTCCAGAGTTCCATCTGGTACACTTCGGCAGGATTATTCGTGGCAGTTTTTCCATTTTCCCAGCCCTCAATCATGGCAAAGCGCATAATCTGATACTGATCGAAAATATTTGCCAGCTGCTGGGCTAGCTGATACCGCTTCATGCCGTTTGTATCACCGGACACATAGCGCCCCACTGCTGCAAATTTCTCGTCTTCAGGGCTGAGATCGCGAAAAATGTTTTCAAGATGCCAGCAGATTCTATCCCGTGCATACTCTTCCGGCCCGGATTCCACCCCGAGACGATCAGCCATCAAGGCAAAAAAACGGGTGGGCAGCATATATTCATAGTTGCACCATGAGACAAATCGCTGCGCCAGATTCTGGGAAAGCATACGCTCCATCCCCTGACTCTGGATGAGGAAATACTCGGGACTGAAGGGATCACGGTCATCGTCAAGCCGCAACACTTCAGCGAGCTGATGAATAAGATTTTCAGTTCTGTTAGAGAGGTGGAGATAGAACATACATTCAAAAAATGAGGTTGGAATACTCAGGAGTTTCTTGACTCAGAAACCTTTATAGTTACAATACAGCAACCAGCAGCACACAACAATAACATATACTCCTCTTCCAATGACCATGCAAATACGTATTGCCAGACCGACTGACCTTGAACAGATTGTAAGCATCTACAATCAAGCGGTTGCCGAGGGGAACTGTACCGCTGACACCGAAGCACTCACCGTTGCTGATCGTCGGGAATGGTTTGCAGAGCACAGCCCTGAAAAATATCCTATTTATGTTATTGCAGAAGAGGCAACTGCCCCCATCATCGGCTGGTGCAGTCTCAGCGCCCACCGCAAGGGAAGGATGGCATTAGCGAATGTGGCTGAAATAAGCTACTACGTGAACAAAAACCATAGAGAAAAAGGAGTTGGCAGACAACTTATGCGCCACGCATTAGAAAAGGCACCAACACTTGGCCTTCACAACCTCTTTGCCATTCTCCTTGACACAAATAAGATCAGTGTTGATTTTCTTGAAAAAAACGGATTTTCACGGTGGGGCCACCTTCCTGATATCGCAGAATTTCCGAACAGAGTTTGCGGCCAGTATATTTATGGCCGGAAGGTGTGACATTACTTTCAGGTACTCGAGAAACGTATTACAAATGAGTTTTATTTACCTGATTACCACTGATCCTCAGCCTAACCGCCTGAGGAGGAGTTGTTTCGTGTTGATTATATGGGCATCTGCGGCCTGGACGGCCGCAGCAGAGGCCCCAGGGATGGGTTTATGGCGTCCCATATAATCGACACGGAACAGCTCCGGGTTGCAAAGCTGAGTTTCGATGGTAATCAGATTTATTTATCACGTAACTCTCTCATTTTAAAACCTATTTCTTACAATAAAAAAACTTTGCACAGTATAAAGCTTGATATCGCTCAAGATCGTAGTGTCTTTTCATATAACTCTTCCAACTTCCCTATTCTTTGCTTAAGGGCAGGGTAATAGTAAAGGTAGATCCCTGCCCTGGCTCAGATTCAACCTCCAATGTGCCCCCATGTTTATTGACAATCACATCCCGGGCAATAGCCAGCCCCTGACCGGTCCCCTTTCCAACTTCTTTGGTAGTGAAAAATGGATCAAAGACCTTGGCCTGAATCTCTGGTGGGATACCGCAACCAGTATCGCGCACACGAATCTCCATCTTATCAGCTATCTGCCGAAGCGAGATGGTAATTTGTCCCATTGCTTTATCGGGGTTATCACCCAGTTGGCGTGCAATGGCATGGGAAGAATTCACCAACAGATTGAGAAAGACCTGCCCCATTTCATCGGAAAGGCATGGAACCTGGGGTAAATTATCAGCGAAGTCCATTTCCACAGTCGCCACATATTTCCATTCATTCCGGCAGACAGTCAACGTGGTGTTAATGAGATCCGGGAGTGAAAGCATCGTCTTTTCCTTGCTGCCAGGATGGGAAAATTCTTTCATTGCCTTAACTATGGACGCAATTCGTTGTGCTCCGTCCTTGGATTGCTCAATGGCCTGAGGAAGCTCTTCAGAGAGAAATTCCCAGTCTGCATCTTTCAAAAGCGTTTCTATTTCTTCAAGCAAGTGAGGCGTGACCTTATCGTTCTTTGTCGCTATCAGCAATCGATGATACCCCTCAAGTAACATGCTGATATCCTGAAAGCTCTCATCCATAAAACTTATATTGCTGGAGATAAATTGAGTCGGGGTATTAATCTCATGGGCAATACCGGCAGCCAATTGTCCTACTGATTCCAACTTTTGGGCATGGAGCAATTGAGACTGCAATACTTCCTTCTCCTGGGCCTCCTTTAATCTCTTGGTAATATCACGAACAATGGCAACGCACCGTCCTACTCCTTCGGCGGGTTTTACGTACTGTAAAAAAACTTCAACAGGAATACACTTGCCAGTTTTGGTGAGATGCTCCGTGCTAAGAGTCAAAGATTCCTTCTTACCATCGAGTAGAGGGGCAATCAATGCCCTAAATGATTCCTCGGTGAAGCTCGGCGTTATGTCCACTGGAGTCATCTTAAACAATTCTTCAGAACTATAACCAACCTGGTGTATCGCACCTTGATTGACATAGATAAAACGAAGCGTTTCAGGTTGAAACATAAAGACGCAATCGAGAATTTGATCCAAAGTCATCTTAAACTCATTGAGAGAGCTTTGGATACGCTTTCGTTGGGCCAACTCATGGTCAAGAACGGTCATGGTGAGTCGCAAACGACCATTGAGACGTCCGATATAGATGATTACAGTGACCCCAATGACAAGCAATATAACAAGTCCAATCAGCCAGGGTTTGTACTGGTCGACTAACTGTTGGAGTGTAATCTCTTCGACCATATCGTAGGGAGCAAATTTGATAGCCTTCAGACAGTCGTGCACTGTATTATAATCAAGAGGGATGGTCCATCCTACCATACCGGCGTTTTTTGCCGCCTCATCTCCGGGTTGCATCTGAAGCAGAGCGACTACGACATCCCGAGCCAATTCATCATCAGTATGAGCAACCTTGGCGAAAGGCCATTCAGGATAAAGAGTTGTGGTGTGGAGATATCTGAAATCTGGATTTGCAAGAGCCTGCGCATCCAGAACCCGAAATTGATCTAATTTTATTTTTCCTTCCTGAGCCATCTTCTCAAGAATGCCGGTTCGAACAGTTCCTGCATCGACTGTCTTCTTCAATACCGCCATTACCACGGCATCATGAGTACCACCAAAAAGAAGCTCCTGGAAATCTTTTTTGGGATCGACCTTGTGATCAAGCAGATAACGCCACGCCATATGCCAACCACCAAATGACTTTTCATCAACCGCAATAAATCGTTTTCCCGAGAGATCTTTCACCGACTGAATATCTTTACGGTCACTTAGGCAGAAAATTACTCCACCAAATTGAGTCATCCCCATTTCAGAGCTTTTTGTCTTCATGGTAACCATCCGAGCCTCACCATAGTGATACTCCAGATTAACGTACATGGATGAGTTGGTGATTGTAAAATCAACCTTCTCTGCTCCCACATATTGAGACATCTCGTCAAAATCTAAAGGAATAATAGAAAAAGTCTTTCCAGGAATTTTCTTTGTAAGATATGCAGCCGTGGCATCCCATTGTCGTCGGGACTTTTCTTTACCACGAAGTGCCAAGACACCTATTTTGACCTCGGCTAGCTGACTTTGATCCTTTTGTTCAGCAAAAACCGAAACTGGAAAGATCAAAAAGAGGCAAAATATTAAAATTATAACGAATAATGAGTAAAAAGTTAGGTTGTATTGCCTTTTCATATCCGTCTATTTTTTATAGGTTAATAAGGAAAACGTCGAATACTCTTGCACAAGAACATCTGAAAAAAAAATCATCCACAGGAACAATGAACACAGGGTGACTCTTAGGTAACCCCAAATATTACAAAGAGAATCGAAAACTCGTTCACCGCTTATCAAACGGTCAAGAAACCGTATAGTTTTTTTTTCGAATAGAAACGAAGCTCAACATTGAAAATGTTATCGCACGGTAATATTCAAGTCAAGGAATTGCGAATAAATACACAGCCCCAGAATTAGCTGGCTGCCCGACAAACCCTCTTGTCATATTGCAGACCTTGGGCTACCCGGTACGATGATTTCGTTTGTTGGGGGGGGAAACCTACGGCGGAATATTTCAAAGACAATACTATCCCAACACTTCTTAAAGAAGTGTCGTAATCAGCTGTTACTCTAGCCCATATTTCTCTTGTTTTTTCAAACGCTTAACATGCTATAATCCTGAACCTGATACGTCCATAAATGGCAAACGGTTTGTTAATAAAATGTTCACCAAAGGCAAGTGGATATAAATTACTGAGATACTACAATTTAGCATCAATCTGCAATGCCATATCGGTATCACTCAAGGTACCAACTAATTGTTTAAAATGAATCAGAGTTGTTATGTAGCTATATCTTGCATTCTGATACCTATTACTTACAATAAAAAAATCCCTTTGCACATTGAGGACATCAAGCATGGGCTGTAAGCCCTCTTTGAAATTTTCCTCTTTTATTTGCAAAGATTTCCTATTGGCTTCCACTGCATTTTTATAGGCTTCAATGGATACAAGAATTCTCTGCAGACTGTTCCAGGTCGCTGTTGTTTGACGAACAATGGAGCGTTGAGTTGCAACGATACGCTGTTTTGCCGCCCTGTAACGTTTCTCCCTGGCAATGAAATCTGCCAGATCACGTCCACCACTAAGGAGTTCCATTTGCAGTTTTATTCCACAATCCGTACGATCGCGCTCCCAGCCATAGCCGTTCAAATCATCACTAGGGCTGGTTCGTTCATACTCAACAAAGAAGTTGAGAGCAGGCAGAAACCGTCCCATGCTGATTTTTTCATCCAGCCGTGCAGCTTCTGATTGCAACCTGCTGATACTGCAATCAACATTATTTTCTTTGGCAGTTTGCAGCCAGTACTCAAAATCATTTCCAAGTAACTCAAAAAAACTGTCCTCTTCATCAAGCCCTTTCAGTTCCTCCAATACAGGTTCGCCAAGAGTTTCCGAAAGAGCCTCTCTGGCATCCACCAGCTTAGCCTCCTGAACAGCAGAGATAGCCTTTGTGGTTTCATAGCGGGCCAGAATATCATACAAAGCCGATTGATCCTCTAATCCTAGTGCATGACCGGTTCTTGCTGTCTCTAACTGGCTCTCCAGAATCTGAAGTTTAGCATTGGCAAATTTCAGCTCATCCTGAGCGGAAACTTGTGCAAAATACCGTTCAACAACCCGTACAACGAGCTGCTCACGTGCCTTTCTAAGTTCCATGGCAGCGATGTCCATTTCACAACTCCCCCGCCTCGCCCTGTATATTTTTTCCAGGTCAATTAGGGGTTGCTCCAGAATAACAGCAACCTCATCGTCATAAAAATTGAGATGACGATCTTCAAGCTCGGCTATATCTTCAGGAGAGTACTCCAGATTACTGCGCATAATCTTGCCGGAGACCGCAAGCCTTGGCCCAAGGGCTGCAACCTGCGCCCAACCATCGGCGTTCTTTGCCTCGGCGTCCATTTGCTCTACCTTAAAACGAGCATCGTTCTCCTGTGCAATTCTCAATGCGGTCACGAGATCAAGAGCAAAAGCCGATATCCCCATGACATGCAGGAACAAACAGGCAATAAGGCAAGACAGGATCTTTTTCAATCGGATATT comes from Desulfocapsa sulfexigens DSM 10523 and encodes:
- a CDS encoding TolC family protein, with protein sequence MSREEPFINIRLKKILSCLIACLFLHVMGISAFALDLVTALRIAQENDARFKVEQMDAEAKNADGWAQVAALGPRLAVSGKIMRSNLEYSPEDIAELEDRHLNFYDDEVAVILEQPLIDLEKIYRARRGSCEMDIAAMELRKAREQLVVRVVERYFAQVSAQDELKFANAKLQILESQLETARTGHALGLEDQSALYDILARYETTKAISAVQEAKLVDAREALSETLGEPVLEELKGLDEEDSFFELLGNDFEYWLQTAKENNVDCSISRLQSEAARLDEKISMGRFLPALNFFVEYERTSPSDDLNGYGWERDRTDCGIKLQMELLSGGRDLADFIAREKRYRAAKQRIVATQRSIVRQTTATWNSLQRILVSIEAYKNAVEANRKSLQIKEENFKEGLQPMLDVLNVQRDFFIVSNRYQNARYSYITTLIHFKQLVGTLSDTDMALQIDAKL
- a CDS encoding GNAT family N-acetyltransferase, with amino-acid sequence MTMQIRIARPTDLEQIVSIYNQAVAEGNCTADTEALTVADRREWFAEHSPEKYPIYVIAEEATAPIIGWCSLSAHRKGRMALANVAEISYYVNKNHREKGVGRQLMRHALEKAPTLGLHNLFAILLDTNKISVDFLEKNGFSRWGHLPDIAEFPNRVCGQYIYGRKV
- a CDS encoding PhnD/SsuA/transferrin family substrate-binding protein — encoded protein: MALRGKEKSRRQWDATAAYLTKKIPGKTFSIIPLDFDEMSQYVGAEKVDFTITNSSMYVNLEYHYGEARMVTMKTKSSEMGMTQFGGVIFCLSDRKDIQSVKDLSGKRFIAVDEKSFGGWHMAWRYLLDHKVDPKKDFQELLFGGTHDAVVMAVLKKTVDAGTVRTGILEKMAQEGKIKLDQFRVLDAQALANPDFRYLHTTTLYPEWPFAKVAHTDDELARDVVVALLQMQPGDEAAKNAGMVGWTIPLDYNTVHDCLKAIKFAPYDMVEEITLQQLVDQYKPWLIGLVILLVIGVTVIIYIGRLNGRLRLTMTVLDHELAQRKRIQSSLNEFKMTLDQILDCVFMFQPETLRFIYVNQGAIHQVGYSSEELFKMTPVDITPSFTEESFRALIAPLLDGKKESLTLSTEHLTKTGKCIPVEVFLQYVKPAEGVGRCVAIVRDITKRLKEAQEKEVLQSQLLHAQKLESVGQLAAGIAHEINTPTQFISSNISFMDESFQDISMLLEGYHRLLIATKNDKVTPHLLEEIETLLKDADWEFLSEELPQAIEQSKDGAQRIASIVKAMKEFSHPGSKEKTMLSLPDLINTTLTVCRNEWKYVATVEMDFADNLPQVPCLSDEMGQVFLNLLVNSSHAIARQLGDNPDKAMGQITISLRQIADKMEIRVRDTGCGIPPEIQAKVFDPFFTTKEVGKGTGQGLAIARDVIVNKHGGTLEVESEPGQGSTFTITLPLSKE
- the recC gene encoding exodeoxyribonuclease V subunit gamma; the encoded protein is MFYLHLSNRTENLIHQLAEVLRLDDDRDPFSPEYFLIQSQGMERMLSQNLAQRFVSWCNYEYMLPTRFFALMADRLGVESGPEEYARDRICWHLENIFRDLSPEDEKFAAVGRYVSGDTNGMKRYQLAQQLANIFDQYQIMRFAMIEGWENGKTATNNPAEVYQMELWNMLRDGIGHSRHRGRFLRDFIDILATDADHGSLLPRRLSVFGLHSLPPVLLNCLQALAAHCDVHLYLLSPCEIFWGDQLSEQVQLKKNISALRDGKQVLEQGLTSHPLLTSLSQQGREFQNMLLEDILFAGEFKSFADPLDHSKPCLLHRVQSDLLKGELTPLSVPLAKDDSVVVVSAHSPHRELMILKDRILHWLDEDPDLALKDIVVMAPDIQEYSGMIPAVFHDIPHSIADRNPAQSNPFLAVYLQFLSLCSSRFGWSEVLDLLGRKEVYPRFDIHEDELELIRHWVVSSGIRWGLSGRQKRDMGLPGKNECTWESGLDRLLMGYATAESGDVDGILPYPDIEGGMAAALGGLSFFCDLLEQAAQQFAGLHSLGEWAVLLSGFADRLFVTENNDGLVELYGVLTDLGQEYGNVHQKGVSFEVIRSWLQGAVEEKRSSAGFLRGQLTFCSMLPMRSIPFQKVCLLGLNDTVFPKNDFHPPFDLLGEKPVPGDRSRRSDDRYQFLEAILSARGSLYISYIGQSIRSNDTLPPSVVVSELLDILRVYGVDSLVDVHPLHGFSSTYFDGSGSLFSYNRQLMEVGSALHGKHDTPDPWWQGRIEGEAKDVCSVAELKSFFRNPQKYFVRDILGIHLGQQNLSVEEHEPFVLDSLQKYLVEQDMINGFLGSSEQRLLQQQVQAAGQWPLGTPGNISFSEKREELQTFVDRVATRKAFGSEEDRFLDGEFCGFHISGRMSSFYSNGSFLFRYTLLKGQDVFAAWLHHCLSAICLDDARETRLLAKDVELVFPAASATAEDLQELLSLFQRGQQTPSILMVEAVFAYAVQSAKNENGGRTAPISRAIKSVEDSLNRGFEAEWELLYQGRSADSFLEQEFIDLCDWFYESIWKRAYVSELI